The following are from one region of the bacterium genome:
- the hutI gene encoding imidazolonepropionase, with protein MSDLGIIEDGLVAIENGKIVAVGKTSDLKPKLKLLPHTKVIDAGNQVVMPGFVDCHTHLVYGGSREDEFEMRASGVSYQEIAAKGGGIRSTVKATRLASREVLKRDAVKRLDRMLLWGTTTVESKSGYGLETKSEIKQLEVNRDLNDLQPIEVVSTFMGAHEFPEEFRKTNANNESEIDRAGYVQLICKEMIPKIAEQKLAEFCDVFCDQGVFTPEEAIKILGTASNYGMIPKIHADELASVGAAEVAGKVKAISAEHLLYPSQAGLELMKAAGTIAVLLPGTSLTIKKNYAPARKMIEMGIPVALATDHNPGSCTIENMPFIIGLACLYLGLTPAEAICAATYNSACALNRGDRIGSIEVGKQADLLIMDIPNYRYIPYHYGVNYVKTVIKRGRIVIGS; from the coding sequence ATGTCCGACCTCGGCATCATCGAGGACGGTCTCGTTGCCATTGAGAACGGCAAGATCGTAGCGGTGGGCAAAACATCCGACCTCAAGCCCAAGCTGAAACTATTGCCCCACACCAAGGTCATCGACGCCGGGAACCAAGTGGTGATGCCAGGCTTCGTGGACTGCCACACCCACCTGGTCTACGGCGGCTCCCGTGAGGACGAGTTCGAGATGCGGGCCTCGGGCGTTTCGTATCAGGAGATCGCCGCCAAAGGCGGGGGCATCCGTTCCACCGTCAAGGCCACCAGGCTGGCTTCCCGCGAGGTCTTAAAGCGCGACGCTGTGAAACGCCTGGACCGTATGCTTCTTTGGGGAACTACCACGGTGGAATCCAAAAGCGGCTACGGCCTGGAGACCAAAAGCGAAATAAAGCAATTGGAGGTCAACCGGGATTTGAACGACCTTCAGCCGATAGAGGTGGTTTCCACCTTCATGGGGGCGCATGAGTTTCCTGAGGAATTTCGGAAAACGAATGCAAATAACGAAAGCGAAATCGATCGCGCAGGGTATGTCCAGTTAATTTGCAAAGAGATGATACCGAAGATAGCAGAACAGAAGCTGGCTGAGTTCTGTGATGTGTTCTGCGACCAGGGCGTGTTCACTCCGGAAGAAGCCATAAAGATACTGGGAACCGCCAGCAATTACGGGATGATCCCCAAGATCCACGCCGACGAGCTGGCCTCGGTGGGCGCGGCCGAAGTGGCCGGCAAGGTCAAGGCCATCAGCGCCGAGCACCTGCTGTACCCCTCGCAGGCCGGGCTGGAACTGATGAAAGCGGCCGGGACCATCGCCGTGCTGCTTCCGGGCACCAGCCTGACCATCAAGAAGAACTACGCCCCGGCCCGCAAGATGATTGAGATGGGCATTCCGGTGGCCTTGGCCACCGACCACAATCCCGGTTCCTGCACCATCGAAAATATGCCGTTCATCATCGGGCTGGCCTGCCTGTACCTGGGGCTGACCCCGGCCGAGGCCATCTGCGCCGCCACCTACAACTCGGCCTGCGCCTTGAACCGGGGCGACCGGATCGGTTCCATCGAAGTCGGCAAGCAGGCGGACCTGCTGATCATGGACATTCCCAATTATAGGTATATTCCGTACCACTACGGGGTCAACTATGTCAAGACGGTTATCAAGCGCGGCAGGATAGTCATCGGATCATAA
- a CDS encoding four helix bundle protein: MANKIVDFTDLIIYQLAVDLADWIYELTAKFPEDERYNLTSQLRRSSTSVYSNIAEGFGRYHYKENKQFCRIARGSLYETKAHMLFSHKRGYINQQILDEYLKRHTTLAIKLNNYINTTGVNVRKMSNNVIINEQERA, from the coding sequence ATGGCAAACAAGATCGTTGATTTTACTGATTTGATAATTTACCAATTGGCCGTTGACTTGGCTGACTGGATATATGAGCTTACTGCCAAGTTTCCGGAAGACGAGAGGTATAATCTCACTTCACAGCTAAGAAGGTCTTCAACTTCGGTCTACAGCAACATTGCCGAGGGTTTTGGAAGATACCATTACAAAGAGAACAAGCAGTTTTGCCGGATAGCCAGAGGATCTTTATACGAGACAAAAGCCCATATGTTGTTCAGCCATAAACGCGGCTACATAAACCAGCAAATACTTGATGAATACCTGAAAAGACACACAACTCTGGCCATAAAACTTAACAACTACATCAACACCACCGGCGTTAATGTCCGTAAAATGTCAAACAATGTCATAATAAATGAGCAGGAGAGAGCATGA